The window AATTTCCTCCTCAAACGGAAAGACGGTAAGAACACAGCCTACTCCATGGAACTATGAGGAGCCAATGAAATCACGCAATATTCCTGAAATGAGAACTGCATACCAGACCCAGTGGGAGAGCGGCCTCTGCAGAACTGCACACAGAGCTTTAAATAACCGTGAGTAACGCAGCGAGAAAGTCATTCCTTTCTCAGCTCTGATTAtagtcaaggagagaggctccGCCGGTGCTGGAATATCTCTAAGGGCAAACCCATCGCTACTCTTTGACAGAGAAGAGCTGGCCTCAGCCTCAGAAAATGGGGCTGGCAATAGCATCTAGCCAGAAGGTACATACCTTCCTTTGCTTTGCATTGTAATTGTCTTTGAtggcttggtttttttttttttctttttgtggcaaATGGAACAGATTTTCCATTTATGGTGATTACATGtgaaactttttttccccctaaaaaaaTGTACAAGTATCCTTGCCATCCAAATGGGATTGGCACCTGAGTCTTAAAGAGCAAGCGACATGAGTTTCGGGAATGAGGGGTTTATTTGAAAACGTATCTAGATCTCCTTGGTCCCTGATTCTGGAAAGGATTCAGATATCGGGGGAGACCTGCCCGCATTTACGTAAACAGAGTGAGCTGTGAGTGAAGGGCCAGTTTTGTGGAAAGAATAGCACAGGTGGTACATGGATTTGGCAGAAGTTGTCAAGACACTAACAGAATGGCCAACCACAATGAGGGACACACCCCTCCTTTCTGAGTCTACCTCCAGGGTCCTGtcatgcctcagtttacccacttGATCCTTTCACCCATCTCAATCCCATCCCTGGACCCCCTCGGTCCCTTCCATCTACTTCCCACTAGCCTTGCCTGGCCAAACTCCTTCATGGAATGTTCTAgaacctgtgctgtccaatacagttgCCCCTAGCCACATGGGAGTCTTTATatccaaataaattaaaattcaatacaattaaaaattcagttcctcagtcactcAGGCCAGATTTCATGTGCTCGGGAGCCACACGTGGccagtggctgccatattggacatgGATATAGAACATTGCCACCATCGCAGAAAGTTCTGGTGGACAGCACTGGCAGACTCCCCCTCTGCATTCCTCACGTCCTACCCTCCCCTTCCTCAGTGCGGCCACCCAAACTGAAATTGTTCTCTGTAAGATCCGTGATTACCTGCGTGTCCCCAAATACAATGGCCTGTATTGAGGTCTCATCTGACTTTATCACAAAGCAGCTGGTCACAGCTAGAGGGCTCCAATTCCAGAAAACCTCCTCCTTGGCAGGGGACACCTGCGCCCCATCCCTGGTGCTCTGTGCCCACCTTATCtgtgcctttctcttcctctgtctcccttGAGTACAGGTGTTCCTGGGAGCAAGGCCCACCAGCTTCCCTACACGGGTCTCAAAATCGATGCCTCCAGGGGCCAGGCAAGTCATTAACGGAAAGAAGCTCCAGACAAGTGGATGTGTCACCATCCATGTGACACCATCATGTCAGGCAGGTATGTTTGTCTTGAGGCATTCAGAGACAGGTTGTTAAAACTGCTCTTCTATGCAAAAACACTGGGCCACAGAACTGCCAGTTTGCAACCTCCCTGACTTCTCACATTTTTTCCCCTGTGGCGTatcccctccttccccagtttCTTTGCCATCTACGGCTAAGACTTCTCAAGTCTCAGATCTTTCCCTGAATCCCAGACCCAGGGCTGCAACGCCCCCGGTTCCCCCCAGGCCCCTCCTGTGCACGAAGTCCCACTCTGAGCTCGGCGACATATGCCAAGCCTGCTCATCCTTCTGGGTTCTCACATCTCGGGGACAACCTCACTGTCTCCCAGACCCCAAACCAGATaccatcctccttccttcccccgtCACTCTCTAAATCCATCACTCCTGCCCTTGcccctcctctctgtgtcccccaGTCCTGGCCTGACTCaggcctcttcctctcccacccgGACCCTCGCCCAGCCTCTTCCCTGGCTTCctgaactcctattcatcctcaTACAGCCCTTAGAGAGCCTTTCCACACCCAGAGTTGACCCTGCCCTTCctgtggctccccagtgccccagcACAAGGTCCCAGCCCCGCAGGGTGGCATTTGAGGCCCTGCCCTCGTCTGTGGCCTCCTCTCTCGCGACAGCGCTCCTTGCTCCCTGAACTCTGCTCCATTTTCAAGCCACACCACATTGCCAATTTGCACATGATCTTCCTGCCCCTGGGATCACTGTCCACACTCCTCTCTAGCCCACCTTCAACTGTCAAGCTCCAACTTGTCCTTCAAATGTCACCTCACGGGCCCATCCTCCTCCAGAAGCCATTAGTGACACCCCGTAACCCCTCCCCAGTCTTAGCCAGATGCCTCCTCTCTGCACCCCTGGGGTCCAGTGGCGCATCCGTTGCAGTTCCCATCCCCTTGCCTTACAATCGTCCGCCTCCCGCCAGACAAGAGGTCCCTAAGCTTTCTTGACCACACTTCCAGGGACAAAAAGGTTTTGGGCACTCGCCGGCAGCAATGTATATCTGTTTATCTACACGATTGCAAGCCACACTGCACTAATATGTTTCTAACAAAACACACACTAAATTAGGAATGTTGACATTTCCTACACCCTAAAGATTGTCTTAAGAACAACTagagggaccggccccgtggctgagtggttaagttcgcgtgctccgctgcggcggcccagggtttcgccggttcgaatcctgggtatggacatggcaccgctcatcaggccatgctgaggcagcgtcccacatgccacagctagaaggacccacatctaaaaatatacaactatgtattcggggggctttgggagaaaaaggaaaaataaaatctttaaaaaagaactagaaaCTCAGAACCATCGGGAGACCTTCGCTGAAGGCAGGGAGCTCCTTAAGGGGGCAAATACCCGACTGGCTCACTCGGTGTCCCCAGCCATCCAGCACAAACAACGGGGCCTGTCCACAGTCGTAACTGCTACCCCAGAGTGAGAATTGCTGATATTTTCCagggcttactatgtgctgggcattgttcCATAAATATCACAAGCATTAACTTGTTTCATTCTCCCAATAATCCCTGGAGACAGGGCCTGTTTTTATGCCcagatgaggcccagagaggtgaaacgGTTTGCGCAAAGCCACACAGCACGTGTCCCAGGGGAGATCTGAACTTTGGTCGGGCTTGTGCTCCTGAAAATTATGCCCCCTCGGGAGCGCTCGGTGAAGTTtcctggatgaatgaatgaatgaatgcaacaGAAAcacccaaaagaaaaagagaaagtggcaCAAGGAGACAGAGACGCATAGGAGAGACACggggaaggaaagaacagaacCGAGTCCCGGACCCTTAACACTGAACCTGAACGAGAGAATGGGAACTTGGAAGTGTCTGCACAGACCCAAACCCGCCCGAGGGAGAGGACCACCAGGGAACGCCCTTGGGAGTGTCCGCAGAGACTGGCATGGGGGAGGGGCCGAAGGGCGGGGTCTGAGGTGGGCGGGGCTAGCGGGCCGGGGACACTCAGGGGTCGGTCCCGGGGCGAACTCCTCACCCCGGGTCTGTGGAGTCAACGATGAACGTCGTGCACGTCTTCTTTCTGAAGATCTTGGGGATCCAGCTCTGGGGCCAGGAACAAGGGGTGGGAATGGGGGGCTCCCATTCAGTCCTATGGGGCACGGAGGCACCCACCCCGCGCCCCGCcctgggacccaggaatctgggACCCAGCGCCCTCCTCCCCCAGACTCAGGAGTCTCGaccccctcccagctcccttcctACCCCTCCACAAAGACCCAGGAGTCCGGGCCCCCCCACCCTCCTTCATCTGACCCAAGAATCTGGGTGTCCAGCGCCCTCCTCTCTGGGAACGAGGAGAccaggcccccagctccctgtTCCCTCCGTCCCGGGCGTCCAGTTGCTGTACCTGTTCCTTCTCTGAGCCCACCATGCTGCCGCAGCCGCCGCAACCTATCCGGTTCCTTACATCCCGTCTATGAACCCGGGTTCCAGACCCGCCCCGGACAAACCGGATCCGCCACTTTCCAGCCCTGCCTGGGGCGGGGCAAAGTCTGGGGGGGGCGGGAGTCTCGGAGACACGCAGAGCGGGAGGCGGGGCAGAGGGCCGGACGGGACTTcgagacagagacccagagagagggggacggggacccagagagagggggacggGGACNNNNNNNNNNgggacccagagagagggacagggacccagagagagggtgtgatggggacccagagagagggggacagggacccagagatATGGAGATGGAGACCCAGGGAGAGGGGGACAGACCTAGAGGAGGAGAGCACACAAAAGCTTAGGTGAGAAGCAGAGAATCAGAAAGAGAGGCCCAGAGATCCAGAGGAGAGAGGTACATTgaccaaaagagagagaaagacttagATGAAGTGCAGAGACTCAGAGGtggggacagagacccagagacagagggacagcTCCCCAGGGGGATGACAGAGATGGGGGAAGGTGGCACATTGACCCTAGATGGGGGCACAAAGACTTAGGTAGGAGGCAGAGAATtagaaagaggagggaacagagatTTGGGGGGTGGTATACtgacccagagagagagaaagagacaaagacttGGGTGAGGGGCAGACACTCAGAGTGAGAAGGGACAGAAtcctggggagaggggatggggacCCTGAGAGAGTGGGTGAAGGAAccacgagagagagagagacccgtAAAGAGGGATGGGGACACAAGAGCAAGGGCGACAGTGACAGGATGAGGAGTGGGAGATAGTGACAACAGGCAGCCAGGGCCACATGTGTCCTGCTGGCTCTCTCTGACAGGGACAGCTGCGGCCACTGGGTAACCTGAGCCCCCCACCCTCCTTGCTGTATTTATAGCCCTGGCCTGGCCGGGTCCCCTGCCCTGGGATCTGAGTTCCAGGGACAGGAGGTCATGAGTACCGGGGCTGGGAGCAGCGTTCCTTTCCCCACCTCCAGGGCCTCCATACTGGCATCCATTCTCTCAGCAATGGGTCCCATTCTGGCCGGAAACTCTGGCCCCAAATCTAATCCCAATCCTTCCATGTCAGGGGTCTCTCCCTCAGAGGGTCCCCCCTGACACCCCAGGTGCCTCAGGCTGCCCCAACTTGGCCAGCTAGAAGTCTAGGTGTTGTCTTTGCAGCTGCCAGACATGAACTTGTTGGCGGTCTAAAGTTAAGTCCCTTGGTCCTCCTCTCCTGGCCAAGGAGACCCCTTcacacaccccctccccagcaggggggaggggcaggcgggGACTGGCCCAGAATAACTCAGGGCTCAGAGTAAATTTAGCCACAGAGAGGGGCGGGGAGAGACCCTATTGGctgggaagtgggagggagggcCTGAGAGGGGGGTCAGGGGGCTCCTGACTCTGCCTCAGAGGGCTGTCCAGAGCCTGGCAGTGAGGGCCAGGGGAAGGCAGACAGGCAGAGGTGGTGAGagacacagcaaaggaaagccacggaaagagagaaagaggaggaccCCAAAAGGGACAAGGACCCCAACATTCATCCACGCAGCCgcagcagcagctggagccagccctgggagAAGCTCTGCTCCCTGTTGGTCCCCATGGGCCACCGTGTGCCATGGCTGCACAcctctctcctctgggctgcCGTGGCCAGCCTGCTCCTCCCCCCTGCCATGACCcagcagctgagaggggctgggccGGGCCCCAGCAACTGGGACGACCATGCAGGAGTCTCAGGGCCCTCAGAGGACGGGTCTGCTGAGTTTGGCCATCCCATCCACAGCCAGAGAGGCCATGGACATGAGAACAAGGATGTTTCCACAGAGAGTGGGCATCAATTCCAGAGCCACAGAGACCACAAAGAAGCGGATGAATATGTCTCCAGGGAACACGGTCACCGAGTCCAAGGCCACAGGTACCAAGGCGATGAGGCTGGGGATGAGAATGTCTCTGAGGAGGAGGTCTTCACAGAGCATGCTCAGCAGGCCCATGGGCACAGAGACCATGGGAACAAAGACCTGGATGATTCGGCCGAGCATGGGCACCACTTCCCCAGCCACAGGAGTCATGGCCACCAAGATGAGGATGAGGACGAAGTTGTGTCCAGTGAGCGTCATCATCGTATCATCAGGCATGTACACCAAGGCCACAGAGGAGAAGAGGATGAtggggaagatgaggaggagggggGTGTCTCCACTGAGTACGGACACCAGGCCCACAGACACCAAGGCCACGGGAAGGAAGAGGATGAAGATGCCTCAGATGAACATCACCATCATGTCCCTGGCCACAGACACCAAggccaggaaggagaagaagaagatgatgatgaagatgatgatgatgatgatgacgtcGCTACTGAGTACAGACGCCAGGCCCACAGGTACCAAGGCCATGGGAAGGAACAGGATGAAGATGCCTCAGATGAACATCACCATCATGTCCCCAGCCATGGGCACCGAGACCAtggagatgaggaagatgaggatgAGTCCACTGAACATTGGCACAAAGTTGCCAGACATACCCACCATGGCCTTGGAGATGAGgacgaggaggaagaggaggagatcaCAGTCAAGTTCAGCCACCATGTTGCGAGCCACCAACCCGAAGGCCACAAGAGCTCTGAGGAAGAGGACTTCCCAGATGAGTATGAAACAGCAGTCCCTGGCCATCACCACCACGGAGTCCccaaggaggaagatgaggacaTCTCTGCCAAGCTTGGCCACCAGGCTCCCAGCCATGGGCAAGAAGGCCACAGAGATGAAGGGACTGGCCACAGAGGGTCCATCAAAGAGGAAAGTAGCCACCAGCCCCCAGGGCACACGGGGGTCAAGGATAGAAGCCATTTCAGGGGCGGAGactctgaggaggaagaggaagaggagaaggaagaggaccACAGCTCCCAGGAGGAAGATGATGAAGGCTTAGAGCTGGGAGAAGGCACCCATCATGGCAGCCTGGGtcaggaggatgaggaagaggaagaggaaggtcATGGTGTCAGCCtgagccaggaggaggaggaggaggaggagaggaggggagagagggctgaGCTTCGGGCTCCACTGAGCCAAGAGCACCGGGAGGAAGAAGACGAGGAAGATGAGCTCCCCTTCACCATCATCCCCAACCCACGGGCCAGGAAGGAGGTGGCTGGAGGTGCCTCCAGTGAGGAGAGTGAGGAAGACACTGGTAAGCCATCtggcaggggggggggggggggggggggcgggggggggggcagagtCAGCCTGGGTCACTGCTGCCCTCCTGTCCCCACAGGTCCACAGGATGCCCAGGAGTACGGGAACTACCAGCCAGGGTCCCTGTGTGGCTACTGCACCTTCTGCAATGTACGTCCCTAGCCCAGATCCATCTACCAACCAGTCCCTGGAATCTGGCCCAGGGCTCAGGGGTACCTTAGGAGACGCTGAGTaaaggaggggcaggggcagttCTGAGGGAACAAAGATACTTCTGGGGCAATGTGGGGGACAGACTGGAGGCCAGGAGaccagggaggagggtggggcaaTGATCCAGGAAAGAGACA of the Equus quagga isolate Etosha38 chromosome 13, UCLA_HA_Equagga_1.0, whole genome shotgun sequence genome contains:
- the HRC gene encoding sarcoplasmic reticulum histidine-rich calcium-binding protein, whose amino-acid sequence is MGHRVPWLHTSLLWAAVASLLLPPAMTQQLRGAGPGPSNWDDHAGVSGPSEDGSAEFGHPIHSQRGHGHENKDVSTESGHQFQSHRDHKEADEYVSREHGHRVQGHRYQGDEAGDENVSEEEVFTEHAQQAHGHRDHGNKDLDDSAEHGHHFPSHRSHGHQDEDEDEVVSSERHHRIIRHVHQGHRGEEDDGEDEEEGGVSTEYGHQAHRHQGHGKEEDEDASDEHHHHVPGHRHQGQEGEEEDDDEDDDDDDDVATEYRRQAHRYQGHGKEQDEDASDEHHHHVPSHGHRDHGDEEDEDESTEHWHKVARHTHHGLGDEDEEEEEEITVKFSHHVASHQPEGHKSSEEEDFPDEYETAVPGHHHHGVPKEEDEDISAKLGHQAPSHGQEGHRDEGTGHRGSIKEESSHQPPGHTGVKDRSHFRGGDSEEEEEEEKEEDHSSQEEDDEGLELGEGTHHGSLGQEDEEEEEEGHGVSLSQEEEEEEERRGERAELRAPLSQEHREEEDEEDELPFTIIPNPRARKEVAGGASSEESEEDTGPQDAQEYGNYQPGSLCGYCTFCNRCTECENCHCDEENMGEHCDQCQHCQFCYLCPLVCETVCSPGSYVDYFSSSLYQALADMLETPEP